In Neofelis nebulosa isolate mNeoNeb1 chromosome 10, mNeoNeb1.pri, whole genome shotgun sequence, one DNA window encodes the following:
- the UPK2 gene encoding uroplakin-2 — protein MASPLPFRTLPLNLILLTVLALGAADFNISSVSGLLSPALTESLLVALPPCHLTAGNATLMVRRANDSKVVKSSFMVPPCRGRRELVSVVDSGAGFTVTRLSAYQVTNLAPGTKYYLSYLVTKGASTESSREIPMSTLPRRKMESIGLGMARTGGMVVITVLLSVAMFLLVMGFIIALALGARR, from the exons ATGGCATCCCCGCTGCCCTTCCGGACCTTGCCCTTGAACCTGATTCTGCTGACTGTCCTGGCCCTGGGGGCTGCAG ACTTCAACATCTCAAGCGTTTCTGGTCTGCTGTCCCCGGCGCTGACGGAGAGCCTGCTAGTTGCTTTGCCCCCCTGTCACCTCACAGCGGGCAATGCCACGCTGATGGTCCGGAGAGCCAATGACAGCAAAG TGGTGAAATCCAGCTTCATGGTGCCTCCATGCCGTGGGCGCCGGGAGCTGGTGAGCGTGGTGGACAGCGGGGCTGGCTTCACCGTCACCCGGCTCAGTGCATACCAGGTGACAAACCTCGCGCCGGGAACCAAATACTA CCTTTCCTACCTAGTGACGAAGGGGGCATCCACTGAGTCCAGTAGAGAGATCCCAATGTCCACGCTTCCTC GGCGGAAGATGGAATCCATTGGGCTGGGGATGGCCCGGACGGGGGGCATGGTAGTCATCACGGTGCTGCTCTCTGTCGCCATGTTCCTTCTGGTCATGGGCTTCATTATCGCCCTGGCACTGGGCGCCCGAAGGTGA
- the FOXR1 gene encoding forkhead box protein R1 isoform X4 translates to MGNESFLAFTTAHLPLAEQNLARYRLRIVEPPRVPVGKTPNSDKDGPALEPNLWMWVNPNIVYPPGKLEVPEPHKGEDLPGTLPSPQPAPKEEDFASCSEATAVESLPLSSPSSEQSPPQKRFASSPSNWELTEEEEAEDQDDSSSVALPSPHKRAPLQSRRFRQASSQEGRLWSRPPLNYFHLIALALRNSAPCGLNVQQIYSFTRQHFPFFRTAPEGWKNTVRHNLCFRDSFEKVPASVQGGAGTRPRSCLWKLTEEGRRRFAEEARALASSRLESIQRCMSQPDVMPFLFDL, encoded by the exons ATGGGCAACGAGTCGTTCCTGGCCTTCACCACGGCGCACCTGCCCCTGGCCGAGCAGAACC TTGCCAGGTATAGACTTCGAATAGTTGAACCACCAAGAGTACCTGTGGGAAAAACGCCCAACTCTGATAAAGATG GCCCAGCTCTTGAGCCCAACCTGTGGATGTGGGTAAACCCCAACATCGTGTATCCCCCCGGAAAGCTGGAGGTCCCAGAACCTCATAAGGGAGAGGATCTCCCAGGcacactcccctcccctcagccagCCCCCAAAGAGGAAGACTTTGCCAGCTGCTCAGAGGCCACGGCGGTGGAGTCACTGCCACTATCCTCGCCCTCCAGCGAGCAGTCTCCCCCTCAGAAGCGGTTTGCCTCTTCCCCCAGCAACTGGGAG ctcacagaagaggaggaggctgaggaCCAGGATGACAGCTCCTCTGTGGCTCTCCCGTCCCCTCACAAAAGGGCCCCCCTCCAAAGTCGGAGGTTTCGGCAAGCCAGCAGCCAAGAGGGGAGGCTCTGGTCCCGGCCCCCTCTCAATTACTTCCACCTCATTGCACTGGCATTAAGAAACAGTGCCCCCTGTGGCCTCAACGTGCAACAGATCTACAGTTTCACTCG ACAGCATTTCCCCTTTTTCCGGACGGCCCCGGAAGGCTGGAAGAATACCGTCCGTCACAATCTCTGTTTCCGAGACAGCTTTGAGAAAGTGCCGGCCAGCGTGCAGGGTGGCGCCGGCACACGGCCCCGCTCCTGCCTCTGGAAGTTAACTGAGGAGGGACGCCGCCGCTTTGCAGAGGAGGCCCGCGCCTTGGCCTCCAGTCGGCTGGAGAGCATCCAGCGGTgcatgagccagccag ATGTGATGCCCTTCCTCTTTGACCTTTAA
- the FOXR1 gene encoding forkhead box protein R1 isoform X3: MVFFFGPQRQRQRRSPPTVVVYYCHLVRQGPWINPLPPLQCTHLHPYPAFHHLAHSLVTTLIARYRLRIVEPPRVPVGKTPNSDKDGPALEPNLWMWVNPNIVYPPGKLEVPEPHKGEDLPGTLPSPQPAPKEEDFASCSEATAVESLPLSSPSSEQSPPQKRFASSPSNWELTEEEEAEDQDDSSSVALPSPHKRAPLQSRRFRQASSQEGRLWSRPPLNYFHLIALALRNSAPCGLNVQQIYSFTRFEKVPASVQGGAGTRPRSCLWKLTEEGRRRFAEEARALASSRLESIQRCMSQPDVMPFLFDL; encoded by the exons atggtttttttctttggACCTCAAAGGCAGAGGCAAAGACGATCCCCTCCTACGGTCGTGGTATATTATTGCCATCTGGTCAGGCAAGGTCCTTGGATTAACCCCTTACCCCCACTTCAGTGcacccacctccacccctacccTGCCTTCCATCACCTCGCACACTCCCTTGTAACTACCCTAA TTGCCAGGTATAGACTTCGAATAGTTGAACCACCAAGAGTACCTGTGGGAAAAACGCCCAACTCTGATAAAGATG GCCCAGCTCTTGAGCCCAACCTGTGGATGTGGGTAAACCCCAACATCGTGTATCCCCCCGGAAAGCTGGAGGTCCCAGAACCTCATAAGGGAGAGGATCTCCCAGGcacactcccctcccctcagccagCCCCCAAAGAGGAAGACTTTGCCAGCTGCTCAGAGGCCACGGCGGTGGAGTCACTGCCACTATCCTCGCCCTCCAGCGAGCAGTCTCCCCCTCAGAAGCGGTTTGCCTCTTCCCCCAGCAACTGGGAG ctcacagaagaggaggaggctgaggaCCAGGATGACAGCTCCTCTGTGGCTCTCCCGTCCCCTCACAAAAGGGCCCCCCTCCAAAGTCGGAGGTTTCGGCAAGCCAGCAGCCAAGAGGGGAGGCTCTGGTCCCGGCCCCCTCTCAATTACTTCCACCTCATTGCACTGGCATTAAGAAACAGTGCCCCCTGTGGCCTCAACGTGCAACAGATCTACAGTTTCACTCG CTTTGAGAAAGTGCCGGCCAGCGTGCAGGGTGGCGCCGGCACACGGCCCCGCTCCTGCCTCTGGAAGTTAACTGAGGAGGGACGCCGCCGCTTTGCAGAGGAGGCCCGCGCCTTGGCCTCCAGTCGGCTGGAGAGCATCCAGCGGTgcatgagccagccag ATGTGATGCCCTTCCTCTTTGACCTTTAA
- the FOXR1 gene encoding forkhead box protein R1 isoform X1 has translation MVFFFGPQRQRQRRSPPTVVVYYCHLVRQGPWINPLPPLQCTHLHPYPAFHHLAHSLVTTLIARYRLRIVEPPRVPVGKTPNSDKDGPALEPNLWMWVNPNIVYPPGKLEVPEPHKGEDLPGTLPSPQPAPKEEDFASCSEATAVESLPLSSPSSEQSPPQKRFASSPSNWELTEEEEAEDQDDSSSVALPSPHKRAPLQSRRFRQASSQEGRLWSRPPLNYFHLIALALRNSAPCGLNVQQIYSFTRQHFPFFRTAPEGWKNTVRHNLCFRDSFEKVPASVQGGAGTRPRSCLWKLTEEGRRRFAEEARALASSRLESIQRCMSQPDVMPFLFDL, from the exons atggtttttttctttggACCTCAAAGGCAGAGGCAAAGACGATCCCCTCCTACGGTCGTGGTATATTATTGCCATCTGGTCAGGCAAGGTCCTTGGATTAACCCCTTACCCCCACTTCAGTGcacccacctccacccctacccTGCCTTCCATCACCTCGCACACTCCCTTGTAACTACCCTAA TTGCCAGGTATAGACTTCGAATAGTTGAACCACCAAGAGTACCTGTGGGAAAAACGCCCAACTCTGATAAAGATG GCCCAGCTCTTGAGCCCAACCTGTGGATGTGGGTAAACCCCAACATCGTGTATCCCCCCGGAAAGCTGGAGGTCCCAGAACCTCATAAGGGAGAGGATCTCCCAGGcacactcccctcccctcagccagCCCCCAAAGAGGAAGACTTTGCCAGCTGCTCAGAGGCCACGGCGGTGGAGTCACTGCCACTATCCTCGCCCTCCAGCGAGCAGTCTCCCCCTCAGAAGCGGTTTGCCTCTTCCCCCAGCAACTGGGAG ctcacagaagaggaggaggctgaggaCCAGGATGACAGCTCCTCTGTGGCTCTCCCGTCCCCTCACAAAAGGGCCCCCCTCCAAAGTCGGAGGTTTCGGCAAGCCAGCAGCCAAGAGGGGAGGCTCTGGTCCCGGCCCCCTCTCAATTACTTCCACCTCATTGCACTGGCATTAAGAAACAGTGCCCCCTGTGGCCTCAACGTGCAACAGATCTACAGTTTCACTCG ACAGCATTTCCCCTTTTTCCGGACGGCCCCGGAAGGCTGGAAGAATACCGTCCGTCACAATCTCTGTTTCCGAGACAGCTTTGAGAAAGTGCCGGCCAGCGTGCAGGGTGGCGCCGGCACACGGCCCCGCTCCTGCCTCTGGAAGTTAACTGAGGAGGGACGCCGCCGCTTTGCAGAGGAGGCCCGCGCCTTGGCCTCCAGTCGGCTGGAGAGCATCCAGCGGTgcatgagccagccag ATGTGATGCCCTTCCTCTTTGACCTTTAA
- the FOXR1 gene encoding forkhead box protein R1 isoform X2, whose product MVVPLAETNTGARAGRWSLVAGRWSLQYLRVMQGKISKAQWYLRASRGVWAGVARYRLRIVEPPRVPVGKTPNSDKDGPALEPNLWMWVNPNIVYPPGKLEVPEPHKGEDLPGTLPSPQPAPKEEDFASCSEATAVESLPLSSPSSEQSPPQKRFASSPSNWELTEEEEAEDQDDSSSVALPSPHKRAPLQSRRFRQASSQEGRLWSRPPLNYFHLIALALRNSAPCGLNVQQIYSFTRQHFPFFRTAPEGWKNTVRHNLCFRDSFEKVPASVQGGAGTRPRSCLWKLTEEGRRRFAEEARALASSRLESIQRCMSQPDVMPFLFDL is encoded by the exons ATGGTGGTGCCACTTGCGGAGACGAATACAGGAGCGAGAGCAGGAAGGTGGAGTTTAGTTGCAGGAAGGTGGAGTCTGCAGTACCTGCGGGTTATGCAAGGAAAGATCTCCAAGGCCCAGTGGTACTTACGGGCAAGCAGAGGAGTCTGGGCCGGAG TTGCCAGGTATAGACTTCGAATAGTTGAACCACCAAGAGTACCTGTGGGAAAAACGCCCAACTCTGATAAAGATG GCCCAGCTCTTGAGCCCAACCTGTGGATGTGGGTAAACCCCAACATCGTGTATCCCCCCGGAAAGCTGGAGGTCCCAGAACCTCATAAGGGAGAGGATCTCCCAGGcacactcccctcccctcagccagCCCCCAAAGAGGAAGACTTTGCCAGCTGCTCAGAGGCCACGGCGGTGGAGTCACTGCCACTATCCTCGCCCTCCAGCGAGCAGTCTCCCCCTCAGAAGCGGTTTGCCTCTTCCCCCAGCAACTGGGAG ctcacagaagaggaggaggctgaggaCCAGGATGACAGCTCCTCTGTGGCTCTCCCGTCCCCTCACAAAAGGGCCCCCCTCCAAAGTCGGAGGTTTCGGCAAGCCAGCAGCCAAGAGGGGAGGCTCTGGTCCCGGCCCCCTCTCAATTACTTCCACCTCATTGCACTGGCATTAAGAAACAGTGCCCCCTGTGGCCTCAACGTGCAACAGATCTACAGTTTCACTCG ACAGCATTTCCCCTTTTTCCGGACGGCCCCGGAAGGCTGGAAGAATACCGTCCGTCACAATCTCTGTTTCCGAGACAGCTTTGAGAAAGTGCCGGCCAGCGTGCAGGGTGGCGCCGGCACACGGCCCCGCTCCTGCCTCTGGAAGTTAACTGAGGAGGGACGCCGCCGCTTTGCAGAGGAGGCCCGCGCCTTGGCCTCCAGTCGGCTGGAGAGCATCCAGCGGTgcatgagccagccag ATGTGATGCCCTTCCTCTTTGACCTTTAA
- the FOXR1 gene encoding forkhead box protein R1 isoform X5 has translation MWVNPNIVYPPGKLEVPEPHKGEDLPGTLPSPQPAPKEEDFASCSEATAVESLPLSSPSSEQSPPQKRFASSPSNWELTEEEEAEDQDDSSSVALPSPHKRAPLQSRRFRQASSQEGRLWSRPPLNYFHLIALALRNSAPCGLNVQQIYSFTRQHFPFFRTAPEGWKNTVRHNLCFRDSFEKVPASVQGGAGTRPRSCLWKLTEEGRRRFAEEARALASSRLESIQRCMSQPDVMPFLFDL, from the exons ATGTGGGTAAACCCCAACATCGTGTATCCCCCCGGAAAGCTGGAGGTCCCAGAACCTCATAAGGGAGAGGATCTCCCAGGcacactcccctcccctcagccagCCCCCAAAGAGGAAGACTTTGCCAGCTGCTCAGAGGCCACGGCGGTGGAGTCACTGCCACTATCCTCGCCCTCCAGCGAGCAGTCTCCCCCTCAGAAGCGGTTTGCCTCTTCCCCCAGCAACTGGGAG ctcacagaagaggaggaggctgaggaCCAGGATGACAGCTCCTCTGTGGCTCTCCCGTCCCCTCACAAAAGGGCCCCCCTCCAAAGTCGGAGGTTTCGGCAAGCCAGCAGCCAAGAGGGGAGGCTCTGGTCCCGGCCCCCTCTCAATTACTTCCACCTCATTGCACTGGCATTAAGAAACAGTGCCCCCTGTGGCCTCAACGTGCAACAGATCTACAGTTTCACTCG ACAGCATTTCCCCTTTTTCCGGACGGCCCCGGAAGGCTGGAAGAATACCGTCCGTCACAATCTCTGTTTCCGAGACAGCTTTGAGAAAGTGCCGGCCAGCGTGCAGGGTGGCGCCGGCACACGGCCCCGCTCCTGCCTCTGGAAGTTAACTGAGGAGGGACGCCGCCGCTTTGCAGAGGAGGCCCGCGCCTTGGCCTCCAGTCGGCTGGAGAGCATCCAGCGGTgcatgagccagccag ATGTGATGCCCTTCCTCTTTGACCTTTAA
- the CENATAC gene encoding centrosomal AT-AC splicing factor isoform X3 codes for MAPAQRCPLCRQTFFCGRGHVYSRKHQRQLKEALERLLPQVEAARKAIRAAQVERYVPEHERCCWCLCCGCEVRKHLSHGNLTVLHGGLLEHLASPEHKKATNRFWWENKAEFQMKEKFLISSQDYARCMLKFSVKSHDVLKPIFDLEKGNVCIEEKWSRYGKMLTVNLVERFKKSMVKGLDSYEEKEDEVIKEMAAQIREVEHSRRELVRSVLEPQAVPDPEEGSSALGSWKGTNSQVASASQQPSYLDLPPAPELDWMETGQPLTFIGHQLGVSTLSWLLIWDFPPPFLTTGHARNW; via the exons ATGGCGCCCGCGCAGCGTTGCCCTCTGTGCCGCCAGACCTTCTTCTGTGGTCGCGGACACGTGTATAGTCGCAAGCACCAGCGGCAGCTGAAGGAGGCTTTGGAGCGGCTCCTGCCCCAG GTGGAGGCCGCCCGCAAAGCCATCCGCGCCGCTCAGGTGGAGCGTTACGTGCCGGAGCACGAGCGGTGCTGCTGGTGCCTGTGCTGCGGCTGTGAGGTGCGGAAACACCTGAGCCACGGAAACCTGACCGTGCTGCACGGGGGGCTGCTGGAGCATCTGGCCAG CCCGGAGCACAAGAAAGCAACCAACAGATTCTGGTGGGAGAACAAGGCGGAGTTCCAGATGAAAGAGAAGTTTCTGATCTCCTCCCAAGACTATGCACG GTGCATGCTGAAGTTTTCAGTTAAGTCTCATGATGTTCTAAAGCCCATTTTTGatttggaaaaaggaaatgtGTGCATAGAAGAGAAGTGGAGCCggtatggcaaaatgttaacagtgaatCTGGTTGAAAG ATTCAAGAAATCCATGGTGAAAGGTTTGGATTCCTATGAGGAAAAAGAGGATGAAGTAATCAAAGAG ATGGCAGCTCAGATCCGTGAGGTGGAGCACAGCCGGCGGGAGCTGGTTCGGTCTGTCTTAGAG CCTCAGGCAGTGCCAGACCCAGAAGAAGGCTCTTCAGCGCTTGGAAGCTGGAAAGGGACCAACAG TCAAGTGGCCTCCGCCTCGCAGCAGCCTTCCTACTTGGACCTGCCACCAGCCCCGGAGCTTGACTGGATGGAAACAGGACAACCTTTGACATTCATTGGCCATCAG CTAGGAGTATCCACCCTGTCCTGGCTTCTCATTTGGGATTTTCCCCCTCCATTTCTAACTACAGGACACGCCAGGAATTGGTAA
- the CENATAC gene encoding centrosomal AT-AC splicing factor isoform X4, whose amino-acid sequence MAPAQRCPLCRQTFFCGRGHVYSRKHQRQLKEALERLLPQVEAARKAIRAAQVERYVPEHERCCWCLCCGCEVRKHLSHGNLTVLHGGLLEHLASPEHKKATNRFWWENKAEFQMKEKFLISSQDYARCMLKFSVKSHDVLKPIFDLEKGNVCIEEKWSRYGKMLTVNLVERFKKSMVKGLDSYEEKEDEVIKEMAAQIREVEHSRRELVRSVLEPQAVPDPEEGSSALGSWKGTNSQVASASQQPSYLDLPPAPELDWMETGQPLTFIGHQELHLPGWSKMRNTALETNK is encoded by the exons ATGGCGCCCGCGCAGCGTTGCCCTCTGTGCCGCCAGACCTTCTTCTGTGGTCGCGGACACGTGTATAGTCGCAAGCACCAGCGGCAGCTGAAGGAGGCTTTGGAGCGGCTCCTGCCCCAG GTGGAGGCCGCCCGCAAAGCCATCCGCGCCGCTCAGGTGGAGCGTTACGTGCCGGAGCACGAGCGGTGCTGCTGGTGCCTGTGCTGCGGCTGTGAGGTGCGGAAACACCTGAGCCACGGAAACCTGACCGTGCTGCACGGGGGGCTGCTGGAGCATCTGGCCAG CCCGGAGCACAAGAAAGCAACCAACAGATTCTGGTGGGAGAACAAGGCGGAGTTCCAGATGAAAGAGAAGTTTCTGATCTCCTCCCAAGACTATGCACG GTGCATGCTGAAGTTTTCAGTTAAGTCTCATGATGTTCTAAAGCCCATTTTTGatttggaaaaaggaaatgtGTGCATAGAAGAGAAGTGGAGCCggtatggcaaaatgttaacagtgaatCTGGTTGAAAG ATTCAAGAAATCCATGGTGAAAGGTTTGGATTCCTATGAGGAAAAAGAGGATGAAGTAATCAAAGAG ATGGCAGCTCAGATCCGTGAGGTGGAGCACAGCCGGCGGGAGCTGGTTCGGTCTGTCTTAGAG CCTCAGGCAGTGCCAGACCCAGAAGAAGGCTCTTCAGCGCTTGGAAGCTGGAAAGGGACCAACAG TCAAGTGGCCTCCGCCTCGCAGCAGCCTTCCTACTTGGACCTGCCACCAGCCCCGGAGCTTGACTGGATGGAAACAGGACAACCTTTGACATTCATTGGCCATCAG